A stretch of DNA from Campylobacter concisus:
CAGAGTAAAATTTTCTAAACCTATCTGCTTTGCTACCTTGTTACCTTCAGCCACTTGATGGCTTGAGATGTCGACACCAACGACTTTTGCGTTTTTATGCGAAATAGCAAATGGCAAGATATTACCGCCATATGACGAGCCAAGCTCAAGCACCCTAGCCTCTTTTAAGCCAGCTGCTTTAAGCCCCAGAAATTTAGCAACCGCTTCTATCCTAACTGGCGAGCAGTCGCTAAATGCGGCCGAGAAATAAGGAATTTCGTCGTAAGCTTTTTTTGCCTTGTTCATCAGCCGTGCTTTCTAGCAAATTCTCTCATGAACTCGCCAAGTTTCTCAACGTCGCTTTGGCTAACGGCGTTATAGATAGAGGCTCTTATGCCACCAAGATGTCTGTGACCTTTTAGCCCTAGCATGCCCTCTTTTAGTGCTTCTTCTACAAAAACTGGCTCAAGCGCATGATCTTTTGGTATCGTAAAGCTCACGTTCATATCTGATCTGCTTGATTTTTTAGCGTGGCCTAGGTAAAAGCCATTTGAGCTGTCTATGATGCTATAAAGCGTGCTTGCTTTTTTGGCATTTATCTTCTCAACCTCGGCAAGTCCGCCAAGATCTAGCAGGTGCTGCATGGTTAAATTTAAAAGATAAATTCCAAAGGTTGGCGGTGTGTTGTAAAGTGAATTTGCCTCTACGTGCGTTTTGTAGCGCAAAAACATAGGGATATTTTGACTGCTCACACGATCAACTAAGTCTTTTCTTAAAATAACGATAGTCACGCCACTTGGGCCTGCATTTTTCTGAGCGCCGCCGTAAAGTAAACCAATGCTGCTAAAATCAAGCGGTCTAGCGAAAAAATCGCTCGAAGCATCGACAACTAGGGGCGATTTAGTCTTTGGCATAGCCTTATACTGCGTGCCATAAATCGTATTATTTGAGCAGATGTAGGCATAGTCGGCATCATCGCTAAATTTTACCTCTGGGATGTAAGAGAAATTTTCATCCTCGCTGCTTGCGACGACATCTACATTTACGCCAAGCACTTTTGCCTCTTTGATCGCTTTGTTTGTCCAAACGCCGGTGTTTGCGTACTGCGCCTTGCCGCCTTGATATAAATTCATCGGTATCATCGCAAACTGCAAGTGTGCGCCACCTTGCAAAAATAAAATTTCATACTCATCGCCAATGCCGTAAAGCTTTCTTATCTTATCCATCGCGCCAAAGTGTATCTCCTCAAAGGTCTTGCTTCTGTGGCTGATCTCCATGATCGAGTAACCCTCGCCTCTGTAGTCGGTAAATTCGGCCTTTGCGTGCTCTAAAACGTCTAATGGTATCGCACTTGGGCCTGCGCTAAAGTTGATTTTTCTACTCATTTTTACTCCTTGATGATTGCTTTTTTATGTGTATTTTGCGAGATGAGCTCGATCTCATCATTAAAATTTAAATCCCTAAGATCGGCTCTCTTGCCATCTTTTCTAACCTCGATA
This window harbors:
- the serC gene encoding phosphoserine transaminase, giving the protein MSRKINFSAGPSAIPLDVLEHAKAEFTDYRGEGYSIMEISHRSKTFEEIHFGAMDKIRKLYGIGDEYEILFLQGGAHLQFAMIPMNLYQGGKAQYANTGVWTNKAIKEAKVLGVNVDVVASSEDENFSYIPEVKFSDDADYAYICSNNTIYGTQYKAMPKTKSPLVVDASSDFFARPLDFSSIGLLYGGAQKNAGPSGVTIVILRKDLVDRVSSQNIPMFLRYKTHVEANSLYNTPPTFGIYLLNLTMQHLLDLGGLAEVEKINAKKASTLYSIIDSSNGFYLGHAKKSSRSDMNVSFTIPKDHALEPVFVEEALKEGMLGLKGHRHLGGIRASIYNAVSQSDVEKLGEFMREFARKHG